One Spiroplasma endosymbiont of Dioctria linearis DNA segment encodes these proteins:
- a CDS encoding PTS transporter subunit EIIC: MSKNIFYDNAVLMVDLLGGKENIKEIQHCATRLRFVLKNDDKFDLEKVKKHPLFKGYKKQENQHQIIIGAGVVDKLYKQIEIVIDTKNLDGDLKIENKQPFWRKDVSVKSNLFMISKTGMNSFASIFVPLVPVFIAGGMSLALKSLIGSFAPSSGFTKLLDVIGGAILGSIPAFVGYTAAKKWGGNPYLGMAMGLVLISPGLLNSYSTSTPVLLGFDLNTSASAIENARQLAFSEYLLNNNLPIIGPEDQGYLEALNRTVGVYYYIFGDGAGGFFKIKLIGYQAQIVPVLLVLALSVNLERLLKKITPNVIAILIIPLGTILISSWLAFWVIGPLGQIIGKGISIGLAGIFKYTNWSFIGFGGMIFAFFYPFLVITGLHQGFLPIETQLLVDSQLKYGHSFSFITPVACVSNIAQGTAALMLIFFVKKDKEQITKASSSAIGGYTGITEPAMFGINLQIKPLFIAAAIGSGIAGWWLGMTHTVANSLGSASWIGLVQFDWTTRHTINYFNQEGINSVLQSVPMGAHISIAMLISGLSTAGISTGLLKTKWGKKSLENYLK; this comes from the coding sequence ATGTCTAAAAATATATTTTATGACAATGCAGTTTTAATGGTGGATTTACTTGGCGGTAAAGAAAATATTAAAGAAATCCAACATTGTGCAACAAGATTAAGATTTGTATTAAAAAATGATGATAAATTTGACTTAGAAAAAGTGAAAAAACATCCTTTATTTAAAGGTTATAAAAAACAAGAAAATCAGCATCAAATTATTATTGGTGCAGGAGTTGTTGATAAACTTTATAAACAAATAGAAATCGTAATTGATACTAAAAATCTTGATGGAGATTTAAAAATTGAAAACAAACAACCATTTTGAAGAAAAGATGTTTCTGTAAAATCTAACTTGTTTATGATTTCAAAAACTGGAATGAATTCATTTGCGTCAATTTTTGTACCATTAGTTCCTGTTTTTATTGCTGGGGGAATGTCTTTAGCACTTAAATCCTTAATTGGTTCATTTGCTCCATCTTCAGGTTTTACAAAATTACTTGATGTAATTGGGGGAGCAATTTTAGGATCAATTCCCGCATTTGTTGGTTATACTGCTGCAAAAAAATGAGGAGGTAATCCTTATTTGGGAATGGCGATGGGGCTTGTATTAATTTCTCCAGGTTTATTAAATAGTTATTCAACAAGTACTCCAGTTTTATTAGGATTTGACTTAAATACTTCTGCAAGTGCCATAGAAAATGCTAGACAACTTGCTTTTAGTGAATATTTGTTGAATAATAATTTACCTATTATTGGTCCAGAAGATCAAGGTTATTTAGAAGCACTAAATAGAACAGTAGGTGTTTATTACTATATTTTTGGTGATGGTGCAGGTGGATTTTTCAAAATTAAATTAATAGGTTATCAAGCTCAAATAGTGCCTGTTTTATTAGTTTTAGCTCTTTCTGTAAATTTAGAGCGACTTTTAAAAAAAATTACTCCTAATGTAATTGCTATATTAATAATTCCATTAGGAACAATTCTAATTTCGTCATGATTGGCTTTTTGAGTAATAGGACCATTAGGACAAATCATTGGAAAAGGAATATCAATTGGTTTAGCAGGGATTTTCAAATATACAAATTGAAGTTTTATTGGATTTGGGGGAATGATATTTGCTTTCTTTTATCCGTTCCTTGTTATTACAGGTTTACATCAAGGTTTTTTACCAATTGAAACTCAGCTATTGGTTGACAGTCAATTAAAGTATGGACACTCATTTTCATTTATAACTCCAGTTGCTTGTGTATCAAATATTGCACAGGGAACTGCAGCATTAATGTTAATTTTCTTTGTAAAAAAAGATAAAGAACAGATTACAAAAGCAAGTTCAAGTGCAATTGGTGGTTATACAGGTATAACTGAACCTGCAATGTTTGGAATCAACTTGCAAATAAAACCTTTATTTATTGCAGCTGCAATTGGAAGTGGTATTGCTGGTTGATGATTAGGAATGACACATACAGTTGCAAATTCCTTGGGAAGTGCAAGTTGAATTGGTCTTGTTCAATTTGATTGAACAACAAGACATACGATTAATTACTTTAATCAGGAAGGTATTAATTCCGTATTACAATCAGTGCCTATGGGTGCACATATCTCAATTGCTATGTTAATTTCAGGTTTATCAACTGCTGGAATTAGTACTGGGTTATTGAAAACCAAATGGGGGAAAAAGTCTCTTGAAAACTACTTAAAGTAG
- a CDS encoding carbohydrate kinase, translated as MKKIISIGEVLMDVYSQGKNVQSEVGGASFNVACSIAALKNNESYFMGSLGNDEYKKEIELLIKKFDIKKDFIQNSKLPTTIAKVTLDENRERFFEFIRNSDADFSLSKFDEKKLKEIDFIHFGSATAFLSGDLNKSYWDLFKFANENKISFCFDPNFRDKLWVTKEETATFKSLCSKFLEKANLIKLSDEELFLLTQINNETEALKSLMNKNPKSLICITRGSKDTMCGWKNEIIFVSTIQSDIVEDTTGAGDAFISCLINDYVTEEICSDSSKEKIIEIVSKANAFANKAVRYIGALAFLEKL; from the coding sequence ATGAAAAAAATAATTTCAATAGGTGAAGTTTTAATGGATGTCTATTCTCAAGGAAAAAATGTTCAAAGTGAAGTAGGTGGAGCAAGTTTTAATGTTGCATGTTCAATTGCAGCTTTAAAAAATAATGAAAGTTACTTTATGGGAAGTTTAGGAAATGATGAGTATAAAAAAGAAATAGAACTATTAATAAAAAAATTTGATATTAAAAAAGATTTTATCCAAAATTCAAAATTACCAACAACAATTGCGAAAGTTACACTAGATGAAAATAGAGAAAGATTTTTTGAATTTATTAGAAATAGCGATGCTGATTTTTCTTTATCTAAATTTGATGAAAAGAAATTAAAAGAAATTGATTTTATTCATTTTGGTAGTGCTACTGCTTTTTTATCAGGAGATTTAAATAAATCTTATTGAGATTTATTTAAATTTGCTAATGAAAATAAAATTAGTTTCTGCTTCGATCCAAACTTTAGAGATAAACTTTGAGTTACTAAAGAAGAGACTGCTACTTTTAAAAGTCTGTGTAGTAAATTTTTGGAGAAAGCAAATTTGATAAAGCTAAGTGATGAGGAATTATTTTTATTAACTCAAATTAATAATGAAACTGAAGCATTAAAAAGTTTAATGAATAAGAATCCAAAAAGTTTAATTTGTATAACAAGAGGTAGCAAAGATACAATGTGTGGTTGAAAAAATGAAATTATTTTTGTAAGCACTATACAATCTGATATTGTAGAAGATACAACAGGAGCAGGCGATGCCTTTATATCTTGTTTAATAAATGATTACGTTACAGAAGAAATATGTAGTGATTCATCAAAGGAAAAAATTATTGAGATAGTTTCTAAAGCTAATGCATTTGCAAATAAGGCAGTTAGATATATTGGAGCTTTGGCTTTTCTAGAAAAGTTATAA
- a CDS encoding GNAT family N-acetyltransferase — MINIILSSRLILRKVNLEDASDMFEYASNTENIKYVEFEKHKSIEDTKMNIKNYFLKNSENKFAIVLKENNKMIGTIEFRINGNEANFGWIINKDYWSKGFCTEAAKELIKIYNEKYNISLFSALVMPNNFASKRVLEKLGFKYEKNLIKKFNYEKYILKF, encoded by the coding sequence ATGATAAATATAATTTTAAGTTCAAGATTAATTTTAAGAAAAGTTAATTTAGAAGATGCTTCTGATATGTTTGAATATGCATCAAATACAGAAAATATAAAATATGTAGAGTTTGAAAAACATAAGTCAATTGAAGATACAAAGATGAATATAAAAAATTATTTTCTAAAAAACTCTGAAAATAAATTTGCAATAGTTTTAAAAGAAAATAATAAAATGATTGGCACAATAGAGTTTAGAATTAATGGTAATGAAGCAAATTTTGGATGAATTATTAATAAAGATTATTGATCAAAAGGTTTTTGTACAGAAGCTGCTAAGGAGTTAATAAAAATTTATAATGAAAAATATAATATTAGTTTATTTTCAGCTTTAGTTATGCCAAATAATTTTGCTTCAAAAAGGGTTCTTGAAAAACTTGGATTTAAGTATGAGAAAAATTTAATTAAAAAATTTAATTATGAAAAGTATATTTTAAAGTTCTAA
- a CDS encoding sulfite exporter TauE/SafE family protein, translated as MGTTLLWLSIIVLLISILGSISGVGGGVLYVPLFLVFLNDEMNEIKYISTFLVFLGSFMNVAIEIVKKRLNYKILLVGVVFSTISILIGNIISKSINSDAVIKIIVAITLIIVTFMLIYSEYFLKVKDSSQKQYKLNKNFYIINNEGDKINIILLSLISFIGGIITSLTGMGGGPIIMPLLIIIFSLKISSAAPISHTLIMVSSFISLILNPISMGYNPWAVKEIWVKNLVFAIPVILGFIAAIYLKKVIKKEIYIKWLLIVVIWISIIKIILDLIK; from the coding sequence ATGGGAACTACATTACTATGATTATCTATTATTGTTTTATTGATCTCAATATTGGGATCAATTTCAGGAGTTGGAGGAGGGGTACTTTATGTTCCCTTATTTCTAGTATTCTTGAATGATGAAATGAATGAGATAAAATATATATCTACATTTTTAGTATTTTTAGGTTCCTTTATGAACGTTGCAATTGAAATAGTAAAAAAAAGACTTAACTATAAAATTTTATTAGTAGGAGTCGTCTTTTCAACGATTTCTATTTTAATTGGAAATATAATATCTAAAAGTATTAATTCAGATGCTGTAATTAAAATTATTGTAGCAATAACATTAATTATTGTAACTTTTATGTTAATTTATTCTGAATATTTCTTAAAAGTAAAAGATAGTAGTCAAAAGCAATATAAGCTTAATAAGAACTTTTACATAATAAATAATGAGGGTGATAAAATTAACATTATTTTATTATCTCTAATTTCATTTATTGGTGGAATTATAACATCTTTAACTGGAATGGGTGGGGGACCTATAATAATGCCTCTACTTATAATTATTTTTTCTTTAAAAATTAGTTCTGCAGCACCAATTTCACATACTTTAATCATGGTCTCATCTTTTATCTCTTTAATCTTGAATCCAATATCTATGGGTTATAATCCATGAGCTGTTAAAGAGATTTGAGTCAAAAATTTAGTTTTTGCTATACCAGTCATACTTGGTTTTATTGCAGCTATATATTTAAAAAAAGTTATTAAAAAAGAAATTTATATTAAGTGACTGTTAATTGTTGTAATTTGGATATCTATCATAAAAATAATTTTAGATTTAATTAAATAA
- a CDS encoding glycoside hydrolase family 32 protein, producing the protein MKWEKYSLINESHLNLFKKYHNKKQKNWYNNQFHLAGYCGSTNDPNGLVYHKGQYYIFMQNCPFSIQHYNKSWALYTTKDFINYVYEGLTLIPSTDYDKNGVFSGSARVNKNGEIEIYYTGNVKFNDLERTSYTLKALIDLKEKNVTKELLFECDLKKYTGHFRDPVVFENNNKLFMLNGAQTLDEKGVLNVYEFIDESWQWTKDIIVDEKDEQNSYMVECPNFFKIENKDYIMACLEQNASLKDGSHFVKYREVKFDSKANFKFKSGFNKIDLGFDFYAPQIFSNTDDRIIMLGWLGNSKSNPFPKELKTWSNHLTVPRQLTLKNNMITQLPIKELEKLRLNKISLKDNSFYYENGLVEFMANKILNKDFEILIKNKNKNIVLKNENNNFSIDRSLMDYNDELNLPSKLNFDNLKINTIRILIDRSCLEIFINEGEQAISLRFFIKKHNQIITNLKEVNVIQLDSNKYVWNNIIFKNELKEK; encoded by the coding sequence ATGAAATGAGAAAAATATAGTTTAATTAATGAAAGTCATTTAAATTTATTTAAAAAATATCATAATAAAAAACAAAAAAATTGATACAACAATCAATTTCACTTAGCAGGTTATTGTGGATCAACAAATGATCCAAATGGATTAGTATATCATAAAGGACAATATTATATTTTTATGCAAAATTGTCCTTTTAGTATTCAACATTATAATAAGTCTTGAGCGCTATATACAACAAAAGATTTTATTAATTATGTTTATGAGGGTTTAACTTTAATTCCTTCAACTGATTATGATAAAAATGGAGTTTTTTCAGGTAGTGCAAGAGTCAATAAAAATGGAGAAATTGAAATATATTACACAGGTAATGTTAAGTTTAATGATTTAGAAAGAACAAGTTATACTTTAAAGGCTTTAATTGATTTAAAAGAAAAAAATGTAACTAAAGAATTATTATTTGAGTGTGATTTAAAAAAATATACTGGTCACTTTAGAGACCCAGTTGTTTTTGAAAATAATAATAAATTATTTATGCTGAATGGTGCTCAAACTTTAGATGAAAAGGGAGTACTAAATGTATATGAATTTATTGATGAATCTTGACAATGAACTAAGGACATAATAGTTGATGAAAAGGATGAACAAAATTCTTATATGGTTGAATGTCCAAACTTTTTTAAAATAGAAAATAAAGATTATATTATGGCTTGTTTAGAGCAAAATGCCTCTTTAAAAGATGGAAGTCACTTTGTTAAATATAGAGAAGTTAAATTTGATAGCAAAGCAAATTTTAAATTTAAATCAGGCTTTAATAAAATTGATTTAGGTTTTGATTTTTATGCACCACAAATATTTTCAAATACTGATGATAGAATTATTATGTTGGGTTGATTAGGAAACTCAAAATCTAATCCATTTCCCAAAGAACTAAAAACTTGAAGTAATCATTTAACTGTACCAAGACAATTAACTTTAAAAAATAATATGATTACTCAATTGCCAATTAAAGAATTAGAAAAATTGAGATTAAATAAAATTTCTTTAAAAGATAATAGTTTTTATTATGAGAATGGTTTAGTAGAATTTATGGCAAATAAAATTTTAAATAAGGATTTTGAAATTTTAATTAAAAATAAAAATAAAAATATAGTTCTTAAAAATGAAAATAATAATTTTTCAATAGATAGAAGTCTAATGGATTATAATGATGAATTAAATTTACCTTCAAAATTAAATTTTGATAACTTAAAAATTAATACTATCAGAATTTTAATTGACAGAAGTTGTTTAGAAATATTCATTAATGAAGGGGAACAAGCTATTTCTTTAAGATTTTTTATTAAAAAGCATAATCAAATAATAACAAACTTAAAAGAAGTGAATGTAATACAACTTGATTCAAATAAATATGTTTGAAATAATATAATTTTTAAAAATGAATTAAAGGAAAAATAA
- a CDS encoding PTS transporter subunit EIIC: MKKVNYSQEAQNFIKAVGGKTNIESYLHCVTRLRFNVIDKEKVDVEQIKLSPIAKGINWTQNQLQIILGTGVVEATYSEVQKILEANISQQGDENSSSDISYEEFKIKAKTNKEALRNSGGKFAWLQMSMKTLGDIFLPIIPAIVAAGLAMGFAALIKNLIPYNSSSDSLLWIIVDIVTKTAFSSLAVLVCWSTVKRFGGNPVLGIIIGLMLISPLLPDKGLIAAYNAQSNFLDGGGTKDEWINAGLKWLDEPVLPIMVWIIPITGYQGSVLPALVVGIGVAYLEKFIKTWMPKSVNIIFTPFLTILIALLAALFILGPILLLVENGVLIGTKAILGVPFGFGTAIVAGLLQVIVITGCHQVLQGLEMQLVIDGSIPQGANAEIMGSIFNAIWTASIISQGGAAMAVALKTKSKQEKNLGMSSAVSTMFGITEPAIFGVNLPKIKPFIYASIGGFVGGFFAGLLNVTCPGMGVTVIPGLLLYSGDWVKLILIILINIISFGSAFLLTLFFYWESGRKISEKQINKQAEKIVNAQIIIKNIQDNKEVENYNALITNAEKKLTKLQNKEKKLVEDKLKYEKYVEEVKLIRQNEKEENEKNKSDKIKLKEEKKKLKNKNGD; encoded by the coding sequence ATGAAAAAAGTTAATTATTCACAAGAAGCACAAAATTTTATAAAAGCAGTAGGTGGTAAAACAAATATTGAATCTTATTTACATTGTGTAACAAGATTACGTTTTAATGTAATTGACAAAGAAAAAGTGGATGTTGAACAAATTAAATTATCACCAATTGCAAAAGGAATAAATTGAACGCAAAATCAATTACAAATTATTTTAGGAACAGGAGTTGTGGAAGCAACTTATAGTGAAGTTCAAAAAATATTGGAAGCTAATATTTCTCAACAAGGTGATGAAAATTCATCATCAGATATTTCATATGAAGAATTTAAAATTAAAGCAAAAACAAATAAGGAAGCATTAAGAAATAGTGGGGGAAAATTTGCATGATTGCAAATGAGCATGAAAACATTGGGAGATATATTCTTGCCAATTATTCCAGCTATTGTAGCTGCTGGTCTAGCAATGGGTTTTGCTGCTTTAATAAAAAATTTAATTCCTTATAATTCATCATCAGATTCATTGCTTTGAATAATTGTTGATATTGTAACTAAAACTGCTTTTAGTTCATTAGCAGTATTAGTTTGTTGATCAACTGTTAAAAGATTTGGTGGAAATCCTGTATTAGGTATTATTATTGGTTTAATGTTAATTAGTCCTCTATTACCCGACAAGGGATTAATTGCAGCCTATAATGCTCAAAGTAATTTCTTAGATGGTGGAGGAACAAAAGATGAATGAATTAATGCAGGTTTAAAATGATTAGATGAACCAGTTCTTCCAATAATGGTTTGAATAATTCCAATTACAGGATATCAAGGATCAGTTTTACCTGCTTTAGTAGTAGGTATTGGTGTTGCTTATCTAGAAAAGTTTATTAAAACTTGAATGCCTAAGTCTGTCAATATTATTTTTACACCATTCTTAACAATTTTAATTGCACTATTAGCAGCATTATTTATACTAGGACCAATTTTATTATTAGTAGAAAATGGGGTACTAATTGGAACAAAAGCAATTTTGGGAGTACCATTTGGTTTTGGTACAGCAATAGTTGCAGGATTATTACAAGTAATTGTTATAACAGGATGTCATCAAGTTTTACAAGGATTAGAAATGCAATTAGTAATTGATGGAAGTATTCCTCAAGGAGCAAATGCCGAAATAATGGGTTCAATATTCAACGCTATTTGAACTGCTTCAATTATTTCACAAGGTGGAGCTGCAATGGCAGTTGCTCTTAAAACTAAATCTAAACAAGAAAAAAACTTAGGAATGTCTTCAGCAGTTTCAACAATGTTTGGAATAACAGAACCTGCTATATTTGGAGTTAACTTACCTAAAATAAAACCATTTATTTATGCATCAATAGGTGGTTTTGTTGGAGGATTCTTTGCAGGATTATTAAATGTAACTTGTCCTGGAATGGGTGTTACTGTAATTCCAGGTCTATTACTATATTCAGGAGATTGAGTAAAATTAATTTTAATAATTTTAATAAACATTATTTCATTTGGTTCTGCTTTTCTATTAACATTATTCTTTTATTGAGAATCAGGAAGAAAGATTTCTGAAAAACAAATTAATAAGCAAGCTGAAAAAATAGTAAATGCACAAATAATCATTAAAAATATTCAAGATAATAAAGAAGTAGAAAACTATAATGCTTTAATTACTAATGCAGAAAAAAAATTAACTAAATTACAAAATAAAGAAAAAAAATTAGTAGAAGATAAATTAAAATATGAAAAATATGTTGAAGAAGTAAAATTAATAAGGCAAAATGAAAAAGAAGAAAATGAGAAAAATAAAAGTGATAAAATTAAACTTAAAGAAGAAAAAAAGAAATTAAAAAATAAAAATGGGGATTAA
- a CDS encoding formylglycine-generating enzyme family protein, producing MILIKNGKFLMGSDSEDGFIYDKEGPPTLIDINGFYIDETSVTNEEFQNFINETNYITEAEKFGNSFVFAALLTDEERVKYQKADLMGIWFDVPGANWKHPQGPKSNIINKMNYPVVHVSLYDAIEYCKWSGKRLPTEAEWEYAARGGLIQNKFSWGNELKQNNKYNLNIWNGDFPFGNTLEDGFLDLAPAKSFEPNGYGVYQMLGNIWEWCINAKNVSLEYFQKKKTDEISNLEINENKEYAIRGGSYLCHDAFCKRYKVYSRNGTAPRSTAGNMGFRCVKDI from the coding sequence ATGATTTTAATAAAAAATGGTAAGTTTTTAATGGGAAGTGACTCTGAGGATGGTTTTATTTATGATAAAGAAGGTCCTCCTACTCTTATAGATATTAATGGCTTTTATATCGATGAAACTTCTGTCACAAATGAAGAATTTCAAAATTTTATTAATGAAACTAACTATATAACTGAAGCAGAAAAATTTGGTAATTCATTTGTATTTGCAGCTCTCTTAACTGATGAAGAAAGAGTTAAATATCAAAAAGCAGATTTAATGGGTATTTGATTTGATGTTCCTGGTGCAAATTGAAAGCACCCTCAAGGTCCTAAATCAAATATTATAAATAAAATGAACTACCCCGTTGTTCATGTCTCATTATATGACGCTATTGAATATTGCAAATGATCTGGGAAAAGATTGCCCACCGAAGCGGAATGAGAATATGCAGCTAGAGGTGGTTTAATACAAAATAAATTTAGTTGAGGAAATGAATTAAAGCAAAATAATAAATATAATTTAAATATTTGAAATGGAGACTTTCCCTTTGGAAATACCTTAGAAGATGGTTTCTTAGATTTAGCTCCAGCAAAAAGCTTTGAACCAAATGGTTATGGAGTTTATCAAATGTTAGGAAATATTTGAGAATGATGTATAAATGCAAAAAATGTTTCCTTAGAATATTTTCAAAAAAAGAAAACTGATGAAATATCTAATTTAGAGATTAATGAAAATAAAGAGTATGCCATAAGGGGTGGTTCATATTTATGTCATGATGCTTTTTGTAAAAGATATAAAGTATATTCTAGAAATGGAACTGCACCAAGATCAACTGCTGGAAATATGGGTTTTAGATGTGTAAAAGATATCTAA
- a CDS encoding GntR family transcriptional regulator translates to MDKKWEVIFDYLMYLIRENKVLRGEVLPSQNMLKTKFGYSEQPIRIAFNKLIELKIVKSVNGKGFVVQDKISNNLLFSFRELFPGSNNKYYDLVEIVCNKELAKVTGFQENKKLWHFKCLRKTNINEVILYQESYILKDKFKSVTIEKLNESGLMFLIEKQSNSIISHSSKQISFVKESENEELLKNFKDRDSFNFILDLGKVYDIFGEILEFRKSWYDPKHFKWNFIEWRK, encoded by the coding sequence ATGGATAAAAAATGAGAAGTTATCTTCGACTACTTAATGTATTTGATTAGAGAAAACAAGGTTCTTAGAGGTGAGGTTTTACCTAGTCAAAATATGTTGAAAACAAAATTTGGATATTCAGAACAACCAATAAGAATAGCTTTTAATAAATTAATAGAATTAAAAATTGTTAAGTCAGTTAATGGAAAAGGTTTTGTTGTTCAAGATAAAATTTCAAATAATTTATTATTTAGTTTTAGAGAATTATTTCCTGGTTCAAATAACAAATATTATGATTTAGTTGAAATTGTTTGTAATAAAGAATTAGCCAAAGTTACTGGATTTCAAGAAAATAAAAAATTATGACATTTTAAATGCTTGAGAAAGACAAATATAAATGAAGTTATTTTGTATCAAGAAAGTTATATCTTAAAAGATAAGTTTAAAAGTGTAACAATTGAAAAATTAAATGAAAGTGGATTAATGTTTTTAATTGAAAAACAGTCTAATTCAATTATAAGTCACTCTTCAAAACAAATTTCTTTTGTTAAGGAAAGTGAAAATGAAGAATTATTAAAAAATTTTAAAGATAGAGACTCATTTAACTTTATTCTTGATTTAGGTAAAGTTTATGATATTTTTGGTGAGATATTGGAATTTAGAAAAAGCTGATATGATCCAAAGCATTTTAAATGAAACTTTATTGAATGAAGAAAATAA